The Immundisolibacter sp. genomic sequence CGGTGCTCAACGCCGCGAGCATCGACAGCCTGCTGGACAAGACCCTGGACGGACAACCCATTCGCAGCGTGCTGGTTGGCCAGCAGGAAAAGATGATTCGGCAGTTCGGCTGGGTCATGAACCTGACCCGCGCCACGCCGCCCAACGTAACGCCGGCGGTGCTGGCGTTGACCGAAAAGCACAAGGGCGAGGCCAGCCTGGATGCCGACAAGCACCTGGTGAACTACACCACGGGTGTGCCGTTTCCGGATCTGGATCCGGCCGACCCGGACGCCGGCTACAAGCTGGTCTACAACGTCCTGCGCTTCGGTTGGCTGGGCGATGCCATGAACCTGCAGCCGCTGACGTTCCTGATCATCGACGGCAAGCGTGGTCTTGAGAAAGAGCAGGGCTGGGTGTATCGGCGTTTCCTGATGTCCGGGCGCATGAGCGAGCCGCACGTTCTGGACAAGACCATCGCCAAGTATGAGGCGCTGATCAACGTCTACCCGAACGACACGCGCGGGCTGGGCCTGCTGACGGTGAACTACGCCGACGGCCGCCTGCCGGACGTGTATGCCTACATCAAGAGCCTGCGCCGGGTGCGGCGCCTGTCCAGCGGTGCCTGGGCCGATCCGGTGCAGGGTACCGATCTGTTGTTTGACGACACCTTCGGTTTGAACCTGGACCCGACCTGGTACGAGAGCTGGAAGATTCTGGGCGTGCGCAAGGCCCTGGGCGTGGACAAGTCCATCCTGCCGCCGATGGACGAGAGCGCGTCCGGTGAGGCGAAGTACCCGTTCATGCGTTTGAGCGAGCCGCCGCACTGGAACTTCCAGCCGGACAACTACGAGATCAAGGACGTCTACGAGCTGGAAGGGAAGCCGAAGAACAACCACCTGGTGAGCCGTCGGCACATGTTCGTGGGCGCCACGCTGGGTGCGCCCAAGTTCTACTGGCAGGACCATTACGACCGCAAGGGCGAGCACTGGCACACCCTGTTTGTGGCGTACAAGGACTGGAAGTGGGACGACGGCCAGAGCGGTCCGACCGTGACCGGAGTGATCGGCCTGGATGTGCAGCGCCTGCACGCGACGGCCTTTGGGTACTCGACCGGGTTCCACCACAACCCGGAAGGTGCCAAGGCCGCTG encodes the following:
- a CDS encoding DUF1329 domain-containing protein — translated: VLNAASIDSLLDKTLDGQPIRSVLVGQQEKMIRQFGWVMNLTRATPPNVTPAVLALTEKHKGEASLDADKHLVNYTTGVPFPDLDPADPDAGYKLVYNVLRFGWLGDAMNLQPLTFLIIDGKRGLEKEQGWVYRRFLMSGRMSEPHVLDKTIAKYEALINVYPNDTRGLGLLTVNYADGRLPDVYAYIKSLRRVRRLSSGAWADPVQGTDLLFDDTFGLNLDPTWYESWKILGVRKALGVDKSILPPMDESASGEAKYPFMRLSEPPHWNFQPDNYEIKDVYELEGKPKNNHLVSRRHMFVGATLGAPKFYWQDHYDRKGEHWHTLFVAYKDWKWDDGQSGPTVTGVIGLDVQRLHATAFGYSTGFHHNPEGAKAADYSPEALPRMLQ